GGCAATTCAGGCGGCACGAACGGCAACAACGCCGACGGCTCGAACTAATTCCTACAACCTCATCGATTTTTCTTGCCCATTGCCGTTAACCCTTTAACGGCAATTTTTATTGCCGAAACCGCGTATTTGAAATAGCTCCCTCCGTAATGCAAATCTAAGAACATCCTGCTCGGCCGAACGATTTGGGACGCGGCTTTCCATTTCAATGCGAGGCCCGGCGTCGTGACGAACTGGATGAAAAAGCGGTCGAACCCCGTTCGCTGCGCGGAGCTCGTGCGGAACACCCATGTTTCGAAAGCGCCCGCTTTCACATCCCGCTTGCCCCACTCTTCCGGGATGTCGATCCCCGCCAACTCGGATGCTTTGCGGAGCGCATACGCGATCGGCAGCCGCAGGCGATGCCGATCCGCGATGCTGCCGAACGCCTGCCAATCGAATGCGTCGCCTTTCTGGCGCAGCAGCGCAGCAATATCGCAGGCGGACACCTGCCAATTTTCGAAGTGATGCTGAAACAAGTGAAGCGCAAGATGCGTGAGCAGCAGTTCCGGGCGGAGGACGGTCATCGTTTGGCCGTTCTCCATCGTTATCGTCTCCGTATTGGCGAATACGACGTCTGACGTCAGCGAGCCGAGATACGGATACGGCCCCAAGGAAAAGTGCACGTCGATCGGCACGACGGGCGCCGAGCGCGTCGAATACGTGATTTTGTTGGAGATATGCAGATGCGTCCATTGGTCGATACCGACGTCGAAAGCTTCGTAGCCCATGTCGCGGAGCACCGTTGCCAGCCGCGGAAAATCGGCGATGTCGACCAAGAGATCGATGTCGTCCACCGGACGCAGCCCGAACGGGTACGCCGTTTGGATGAGATGCGCCCCCTTCAGCACGACGGATCGAATGCCGACCTCCGTAAGGCGGCGCAGCAGCTCCGCGAGCCGGTGGCGAATGAACAAATTGCGCGCCCCGACCTCGCGAATCAGCGCTTTGCTTTCGTCGTCCGCCGTCTCGTAGTCGATACGCCCGCCGTTTCGAGTATATCGAATGAGCGGAACTCTATATTTCTCTTCCATGCTGCCGTTCCCCCGCCCTGGACATAAATTCGCTCGCCACCGCATGCCATCTCTCCCGGTCTCCGCCGAGAACGATCCTCCCCGCGGGAAGACGGACGAGCTCGGACAGAAACTGAAACTGCGCTTTCGTCGTGTCCGGATCGAAGCACACCAGCGTAAGCGGCAGCAGCTCCAGCAGCGCTTTGCCGGCCGGGATCGGTTCGACCCGGCTGCGCTCCTCCGGCGCCCACTGCGGGAACAGCAACCCCTTGAGCGGGCTGGACAGCCGGGTGCGTTCCGGATACAGCCGCCGGAC
The DNA window shown above is from Paenibacillus sp. and carries:
- a CDS encoding nucleotidyltransferase family protein; protein product: MEEKYRVPLIRYTRNGGRIDYETADDESKALIREVGARNLFIRHRLAELLRRLTEVGIRSVVLKGAHLIQTAYPFGLRPVDDIDLLVDIADFPRLATVLRDMGYEAFDVGIDQWTHLHISNKITYSTRSAPVVPIDVHFSLGPYPYLGSLTSDVVFANTETITMENGQTMTVLRPELLLTHLALHLFQHHFENWQVSACDIAALLRQKGDAFDWQAFGSIADRHRLRLPIAYALRKASELAGIDIPEEWGKRDVKAGAFETWVFRTSSAQRTGFDRFFIQFVTTPGLALKWKAASQIVRPSRMFLDLHYGGSYFKYAVSAIKIAVKGLTAMGKKNR